The nucleotide window TGCCATTGGCCCAGTGGCGGCATTTGCGCTTTCGCTTGGGCACCATGGACGGACTCGATCGAGAAAATAAAACCATTGCACTGGCGCCAACGCTGGACGAAAACGGAGACGAGGTGATCCCGCGCCGGACCTGTACCTATGACACCCTCATCATCGCCGTTGGTAGCGTGACAAATGACTTCGCCGTCCCGGGTGTGCAAGAACACTGCAGCTTCTTAGACACCCGTGAACAGGCAGACCGGTTCCACCGACAACTCTTGACGTCCTATTTGAAGGCGTATACCCAGCACGAGCCACTACGTGAAGGGCAACTGCACATTGCCATTGCCGGTGCGGGTGCCACAGGCGTAGAGCTCGCCGCAGAGCTGCATAACGCAACTCAACAGCTGATCGCCTATGGGCTGGACGACCGGATCACCCCGGAGAAGGATATGAAGATCACGCTTATCGAAGCGGCGGACCGTATACTGCCCGCCCTGCCGGAGAGGGTGTCAACACCAGCACGGCGTGCCCTGGATACGCTCGGGATCCAGGTCTGTTCCGGCGAGCGCATCAACAGAGCGACCCAAAAGGGCTTTGAGACGGAAGCAGGCCTGTTTATTCCAGCCGAGATCAAGGTTTGGGCGGCTGGCGTAAAAGCACCCGATTTCTTGAGTGGCCTTGATAGGCTAGAGTGCACTGCCGTCAACCAACTCGTGGTCAAACCAACACTGCAGACCACCCGTGATGAGCACATCTTCGCCTTTGGGGATTGCGCAGCGTGCCCGCAACCAGACACCGACGAATGGGTCCCACCGCGCGCGCAGGCGGCCCGCCAGCAGGCCGCGTTTCTGGCAAAGTCCATTGACCGGCGGCTCAGAGGAAAGCCATTGCCTGTCTATATCTATCGCGATTACGGGTCCCTAGTAAGCTTAAGCCGTCACAGCACCGTGGGAACTTTGATGGGCAACCTGCTGGGTAAGTGGTCCCCATACTTGACCATCGAGGGGGTGCTTGCTCGCATTGCTTACTTATCTCTTTATAAGATGCACCAATTGGCCGTAGAGGGATTTGTACGCGTCACCTTGCTCACACTTGCCAACCTGCTCACCCGAAGGGCAAAACCACGCCTGAAACTGCATTGATTGTACGTCTTGTTAAATTAGCCCGTGCAACGCGGAAACGGGCTAACCGAAGCAGCTCAACCACCGAAAAACTTTTTCAAATTGTCGAAGCCTGTCTGATAGATCCCCTGGATCGTCTCCATAGCGTCCGCTTCGGTCGCCCCGCTTGGCTTAAACTCACTT belongs to Gammaproteobacteria bacterium and includes:
- a CDS encoding NAD(P)/FAD-dependent oxidoreductase codes for the protein MTEKSRLHEILIVGGGAGGLELASKLGQTLAKRGRAHITLADSNLTHLWKPLLHEVAAGTLNSHEDELDYLPLAQWRHLRFRLGTMDGLDRENKTIALAPTLDENGDEVIPRRTCTYDTLIIAVGSVTNDFAVPGVQEHCSFLDTREQADRFHRQLLTSYLKAYTQHEPLREGQLHIAIAGAGATGVELAAELHNATQQLIAYGLDDRITPEKDMKITLIEAADRILPALPERVSTPARRALDTLGIQVCSGERINRATQKGFETEAGLFIPAEIKVWAAGVKAPDFLSGLDRLECTAVNQLVVKPTLQTTRDEHIFAFGDCAACPQPDTDEWVPPRAQAARQQAAFLAKSIDRRLRGKPLPVYIYRDYGSLVSLSRHSTVGTLMGNLLGKWSPYLTIEGVLARIAYLSLYKMHQLAVEGFVRVTLLTLANLLTRRAKPRLKLH